The genomic DNA TGTCGATTCGGCCGGCTTCGACATTTCCGGCGCGCAGGGCACCATTGCCAACATCGCGCGCACCATTGCGGCGGCGCGCGCGGCCGGCATGCTGGTGGTGTTCCTGCAGAACGGCTGGGACGCCGCGTATGTCGAAGCCGGCGGGCCGGGCTCGCCCAACTGGCACAAGTCGAACGCGCTCAAGACCATGCGCGCGAAGCCCGAGCTGCAGGGCAAGTTCCTCGCCAAGGGCGGCTGGGACTACGAGCTCATTGCCGAGATGAAGCCGCAGCCCGGCGACATCGTGGTGCCCAAGACGCGCTACAGCGGCTTCTTCAACAGCACGCTCGACAGCACGCTGCGCGCACGCGGCATCCGCCACCTGGTGTTCACCGGCATCGCGACCAACGTGTGCGTCGAGTCGACCTTGCGCGACGCCTTCCACCTCGAATACTTCGCCGTGATGCTGGAAGACGCGACGCACGAGCTCGGCGGTGCAGCCATCCAGAAGGCATCGGTCTACAACGTCGAGACCTTCTTCGGCTGGGTTTCCACCGTCGACGACTTTGTCCGCAGCTTCGCGCCGGCCGCCACCGCGCAGCCCGCGCCGAGCGTTGCGCTCGCCGCCTGATTCCGTCATTCAACCCACACACAGGAAGGAGCTCCCATGCCCAAGCAAGCCATCATCCCCGCCGGAACCACCACGCCGATCGCTCCCTTCGTGCCCGGCACCATGGCCGACGGCATCGTCTACGTGTCGGGCACGCTGCCCTTCGACAAGGACAACAACGTGGTCCATGTGGGCGACGCCTCGGCGCAGACGCGCCACGTGCTCGAGACGATCCAGCGCGTGATCGCGACGGCCGGCGGCACCATGGACGACGTGACCTTCAACATGATCATGATCAAGGACTGGGCCGACTACGCGAAGGTCAACGCGGTGTACGCCGAGTTCTTTCCGGGCACCAAGCCCGCGCGCTACTGCATCCAGTGCGGCCTGGTGAAGCCCGATGCGCTGGTCGAGATCGCCTCGATCGCCCACGTCGGCAACAAGGCCTGAGCATGCCGCTGCACTATGAAGTGCACGGGCCGGCCGATGGCGAGGCGGTGCTGCTGTCGTCGGGCCTCGGCGGTTCGGCCGCCTTCTGGCAGCCGCAGCTTGGCGCGCTGGTCGAAGCGGGCCATCGCGTGATTGCGTACGACCAGCGCGGCACGGGCCGCAGCCCCGCGGCGCTGGACGCGGGCTACGCCATTGCCGACATGGCGCGCGACGTGGTGCAGATTCTCGACGCCACCTCGACGCCGCGCTGCCACCTGGTGGGCCATGCACTGGGCGGGCTCGCGGGCCTGCAGCTGGCGCTCGACGAGCCCTCGCGCGTGGCGAGCCTGGTGCTGGTCAATGCGTGGTCGAAGCCCAATCCGCACTCGGCGCGCTGCTTCGATGCGCGGCTCGCGCTGCTCGATGCCTGCGGCCCGCGCGCGTACGTGGAGGCGCAGCCGATCTTCCTGTACCCCGCGGCCTGGTGCGCGGAACATGCGCAGCGCGTGGCCGACGAGGTCGACCATGCGTTTTCGCATTTCCCGGGCGAAGCCAACATGCGCGCGCGCATCGGCGCGCTGCGCGCCTTCGACATCGACGCGCGCCTTGGCGACATCACCGTGCCCACGCTGGTGGCCGCCGCCATGGACGACGCCCTGGTGCCGTGGACCTGCTCGCAGCGCCTGGCCGACGGGCTGCACGACGTCACGCTCCACTTCATGCCGCACGGCGGCCATGCGCACAGCGTGACCGAGGCCGACGCCTTCAACCGCAGCCTGATCGACTTTCTCATCCGGGTCAACGCACCCGGCGTTCCCGCATGACCATGATGAAACCTGCTCTCGACGACGCCGCACTGGCGCTTCTTTTTACCGAGGCGCGCAGCCACAACGGCTGGACCGCCGAGCCCGTGACCGACGCGCAGATCCGGCAGATCTACGCGCTTGCCTGCATGGGGCCGACCTCGGCCAACTGCTCGCCCGCGCGCTTCGTGTTCGTTCGCACGCCCGAAGGCAAGCAGCGCCTCGCGCCGGCGCTTTCCAAGGGCAACCTCGACAAGACCATGACGGCACCGGTCACGGTGATTGCCGCGTGGGACCGCAAGTTCTACGACAAGCTGCCCATGCTGTTCCCGCATGCCGACGCGCGCAGCTGGTTCACCGGCAGCCCCGAGGCCGCGCACGAGACCGCCTTTCGCAACGCCAGCCTGCAGGCGGCCTACCTGCTGCTCGCCGCGCGCGCGGTGGGGCTCGATGCCGGGCCGATGTCGGGCTTCGACAAGGCGAAGGTCGATGCCGCGTTTTTCGAGGGCACCGACTGGAGCGTCAACTTCCTGATCAACCTCGGCCATGGCGATCCGGCCAAGGTGTTCGGCCGCCTGCCGCGGCTGGGCTTCGACGAAGCCTGCCTCCTCGCCTGAATCCCGTCACAGGAATTCCTCCTCATGCTGCTGAACGCAATGGCACCCCACCACGTCATGCCGGGCGGCGCGCCTGCCGCGCTGCCCAAGGCCGACTACCGCAACGCCATGGCGCGGCTGGGCGCGGCGGTCAACATCATCACCACCGACGGCCCCGCGGGCCGCGCCGGCTTCACGGCCTCGGCCGTGTGCAGCGTGACCGACGAGCCACCGATGCTGCTGGTGTGCCTGAACCGCTCGGCCTCGGTGTACCCCGCGTTCACTGCCAACGGCGTGCTCTGCGTGAACGTGCTCGCGGCAGGACACCAGGCGCTCTCGGGCCTGTTCGGCGGCAAGACGCCGATGGACGAGCGCTTTGCCGCGGGCCGCTGGAGCCGCAAGGCCACGGGCTCGCCGGTGCTCGAAGATGCTGCGGCCTCGTTCGATTGCCGCGTGGTGCAGGCCACCAGCGCGGGCACGCACGACGTGCTGTTCTGCGAGGCGCTGGCGATTGCCATCGGCGGCAAGGCGCAGAGCCTGATCTATTTCGATCGGCGCTATCACGAAATCGCGGCGCCGCCGCAGCACTGACCGTCCCTGGGGCGTTTGCATGGCTCCTTCCCCCTCTGGGGGAAGGTTGGGATGGGGGCAGGCAGAGCGCCCGACAGGTACGCCGCTTGCCCCCACCCCTGCCCTCCCCCGGAAGGGGAGGGAGCAACTCCCTAACGCGGCGTGATGCCCTGCAGCACGATGCGCTGCACGTTCTCCACCGTCTGCTCGAAGAAGGCCGGGTCTTCGAGCGTATGCCCCGTCAGCGCCTGCACCTGCACGCCGAAATCGGCGTAGTGCTGCGTGATGGCCCAGAGCGCGAAGATCAGGTGGTGCGGATCGACCGGCGCGAGCTTGCCGGCGGCGATCCATGAACGGATGACCTCCGACTTGCGCTCCACCAGCGTGCGCAGTTCGCGGTCGAGCTCGTCGCGCAAGAGCGGCGCGCCCTGGATCATTTCGAGGCAGAACAGGCGCGATGCATCGGGCCGGTCGCGCGAGACCACGAGCTTGCGGCGGATGTAGCCGCCGATGGCTTCGCCCGGATCCTGCTCGGCGCTGAAGCCTCGCAGCGGCTCGAGCCACAGCGCGAGCAGGTCGCGCAGCACGTTGACGTACAGCTCTTCCTTGTTGGCAAAGTAGTAGAGCAGGTTGCTCTTCGACACGTCGGCGCGCGCCGCCACCTGGTCGATCGACGTGCCATGCAATCCGAAGCGCGAGAACAGGCCCAGCGCGGCGCCGAGGATGGCGCTGCGCTTGTCCTCGATCTGCCGCAGCCTGCGGCTCACCGCGGACGCGCTGCGCACGGCGGGCTTCGCGCGCTCGCGCGCCGGGCCCTTCACCGGGATCTTCTTCTTGGTGCTGCTGGCTGCGGCCAGCGCCTTGGTCTTCGGCATCTTCCCTCGCTTCGTCGATTACTTGCGGACTCTTCTTCCAACGCGCACCACTGTAAGGCCGCGGTGCATCGCGTTGCGCCAGCGCGGCCTCAAGGCACGGCCGGCACGCACCATGCTGACGCGGCCAACGCGTTTTGTCCATTTGGTCCAACTGGCACAGACGTTGCATGGCGAAAGGCATGCCAAGCACGAGGACCGACACATGAGCACCCTGCTGTCCGTACCCATCATCGATCTCGCGCCCTACTTCGCCGGCACGGCCGAAGGCAAGGCGCAGGTTGCGGCCAAGGTCGACGAGGCCTGCCGCAGCATCGGCTTCCTCGTCATCACCAACCATGGCATTCCCGCCGAGCAGATCGCGCGCGTGTCGCAGCTCTCGCGCCAGTTCTTCGACATGCCGCTGGCCGAGAAGCGCAAGGTCGACCGGCCGCGCGAAGACGCGGTGCGCGGCTACAGCGCGGTCGGCGAAGAAGGGCTTTCCTACAGCCTGGAAGAGGCCGCGCCCGGCGACCTGAAGGAATCGTTTTCCATCGGTCCCTCGAACGTGCCGGACGACGACTACCACCGCGGCCCCGCCGCCGGCCCGCACTTCGAGCCCAACAGCTGGCCGCCGATCGACGGTTTCCGCGAAGCTTATGAAAGCTACTTCGAGGCCATGAGCGATCTCTCGCGCTCGCTGATGCGCATCTTCGCGCTCGGCCTTGCGCTGCCAGAGACCTTCTTCGACGACAAGATCGACAGGCACATCAGCATGTTCCGCGTGCTGAGCTATCCGCCGCAGCGCGAAGCGCCGCTGCCGGGCCAGCTGCGCGCGGGAGCGCACAGCGACTACGGCAGCCTCACCATCGTGCTGCCCGACGACAAGGGCCTGCAGGTGTTCAACAAGGCGGGCCAGTGGGTCGACGTGCCGCAGGTGGAAGGCGGCCTGGTGGTCAACATTGCCGACCTGATGATGCAATGGACCAACGACCAGTGGGTGTCCACGCTGCACCGCGTGGTCAACCCGCCGTTCGAGGTGGCCAGCACCAACCGCCGCCAGTCGCTCGTGTTCTTTCACCAGCCCAACTATGACGCGATGGTCGAGTGCCTGCCGAGCTGCCTGGCGCCGGGCGAGCAGCCGAAGTACGCACCCATTTCTTCGGGCGACCATCTCACGTCGAAGTTCGTGAAGCAGACGACCTTTGGTGGGACCAAGGTGGCGGTCTAGATGAAGTCCTGTTTCTATGTTCGTCGCGTTGGTTGTCGTCCAGGGCGCGCTCCCGCCGACGGGGTACGCGGCGAAGCGAATGTCCTCCGGCCTGCGGCCTCCCCCTTGATTTCGCTGCGCAAGGCACCCCATCGACGTGATCGTTGGTCAGAGCAGTCGTTGATCGGCGATGCAACAGCAGCGTGTCCAGGTGCACAGAGCATCGGGTGCTCCCCGCAGCGAAATAAAGGAGAAGGCCGAAGGCCGGGGGACATTCGCGGAGGGGAGTACCCGATGCTCTGTGCACACGCCCCGAGCAAGAACGCCAGAACCACCACGAACGCGCAATGAGCACTTGACATGCCCCATCTCTCCTACGTCAACGTCTTCGCAAAGGACGTGGTCGCGCTCAGCGGCTTCTACCAGCGCGTGTTCGGCTTCCCCGAGATCGAGGCGATCCGCTCGCCGATCTTCCGCGGGCTCGACACCGGCAAGTCGAGCCTCGGCTTCAACGCGCTCGAGGCCTACGAGCTGCTGCACCTGGCCGAATTTTCCGACACACGTGGCGTGAAGTTCCTGCTGAACATCGACGTCGACAGCCGGGACGAGGTGGACCGCATGGTGCCCGTCGCGCTCGAGGCCGGCGCCACGCTGGTGAAGCCGCCCTACGTCACCTACTACAACTGGTACCAGTCGGTGCTGCTCGACCCCGAGGGCAATGTGTTCCGCATCAACTTCATGATGTGACGCGCGCGGCGCGCCCTTCCCTTCTTCCTTCCCTCTCGACACGCTCCCCACGAAAGGTTGCTCCATGCTGCTGCGCACTCCCACACACGGCTTCGCCCTTGGCCTTGCATCGGCGCTCGCGGCCGGCGGCGCGTTGTTCGCGCTGCCCGCCGCGGCGGCCGACGGCTTCACGC from Variovorax sp. V93 includes the following:
- the rutB gene encoding pyrimidine utilization protein B gives rise to the protein MSTPARNTTLTSSTPVGAPRLPGAPAPRVLPARPEPLALHATDSALIVVDMQNAYASIGGYVDSAGFDISGAQGTIANIARTIAAARAAGMLVVFLQNGWDAAYVEAGGPGSPNWHKSNALKTMRAKPELQGKFLAKGGWDYELIAEMKPQPGDIVVPKTRYSGFFNSTLDSTLRARGIRHLVFTGIATNVCVESTLRDAFHLEYFAVMLEDATHELGGAAIQKASVYNVETFFGWVSTVDDFVRSFAPAATAQPAPSVALAA
- the rutC gene encoding pyrimidine utilization protein C, with protein sequence MPKQAIIPAGTTTPIAPFVPGTMADGIVYVSGTLPFDKDNNVVHVGDASAQTRHVLETIQRVIATAGGTMDDVTFNMIMIKDWADYAKVNAVYAEFFPGTKPARYCIQCGLVKPDALVEIASIAHVGNKA
- the rutD gene encoding pyrimidine utilization protein D, with product MPLHYEVHGPADGEAVLLSSGLGGSAAFWQPQLGALVEAGHRVIAYDQRGTGRSPAALDAGYAIADMARDVVQILDATSTPRCHLVGHALGGLAGLQLALDEPSRVASLVLVNAWSKPNPHSARCFDARLALLDACGPRAYVEAQPIFLYPAAWCAEHAQRVADEVDHAFSHFPGEANMRARIGALRAFDIDARLGDITVPTLVAAAMDDALVPWTCSQRLADGLHDVTLHFMPHGGHAHSVTEADAFNRSLIDFLIRVNAPGVPA
- a CDS encoding malonic semialdehyde reductase; amino-acid sequence: MTMMKPALDDAALALLFTEARSHNGWTAEPVTDAQIRQIYALACMGPTSANCSPARFVFVRTPEGKQRLAPALSKGNLDKTMTAPVTVIAAWDRKFYDKLPMLFPHADARSWFTGSPEAAHETAFRNASLQAAYLLLAARAVGLDAGPMSGFDKAKVDAAFFEGTDWSVNFLINLGHGDPAKVFGRLPRLGFDEACLLA
- the rutF gene encoding NADH-dependent FMN reductase RutF is translated as MAPHHVMPGGAPAALPKADYRNAMARLGAAVNIITTDGPAGRAGFTASAVCSVTDEPPMLLVCLNRSASVYPAFTANGVLCVNVLAAGHQALSGLFGGKTPMDERFAAGRWSRKATGSPVLEDAAASFDCRVVQATSAGTHDVLFCEALAIAIGGKAQSLIYFDRRYHEIAAPPQH
- the rutR gene encoding HTH-type transcriptional regulator RutR, producing the protein MPKTKALAAASSTKKKIPVKGPARERAKPAVRSASAVSRRLRQIEDKRSAILGAALGLFSRFGLHGTSIDQVAARADVSKSNLLYYFANKEELYVNVLRDLLALWLEPLRGFSAEQDPGEAIGGYIRRKLVVSRDRPDASRLFCLEMIQGAPLLRDELDRELRTLVERKSEVIRSWIAAGKLAPVDPHHLIFALWAITQHYADFGVQVQALTGHTLEDPAFFEQTVENVQRIVLQGITPR
- a CDS encoding isopenicillin N synthase family dioxygenase — protein: MSTLLSVPIIDLAPYFAGTAEGKAQVAAKVDEACRSIGFLVITNHGIPAEQIARVSQLSRQFFDMPLAEKRKVDRPREDAVRGYSAVGEEGLSYSLEEAAPGDLKESFSIGPSNVPDDDYHRGPAAGPHFEPNSWPPIDGFREAYESYFEAMSDLSRSLMRIFALGLALPETFFDDKIDRHISMFRVLSYPPQREAPLPGQLRAGAHSDYGSLTIVLPDDKGLQVFNKAGQWVDVPQVEGGLVVNIADLMMQWTNDQWVSTLHRVVNPPFEVASTNRRQSLVFFHQPNYDAMVECLPSCLAPGEQPKYAPISSGDHLTSKFVKQTTFGGTKVAV
- a CDS encoding VOC family protein, with product MPHLSYVNVFAKDVVALSGFYQRVFGFPEIEAIRSPIFRGLDTGKSSLGFNALEAYELLHLAEFSDTRGVKFLLNIDVDSRDEVDRMVPVALEAGATLVKPPYVTYYNWYQSVLLDPEGNVFRINFMM